Proteins found in one Takifugu rubripes chromosome 15, fTakRub1.2, whole genome shotgun sequence genomic segment:
- the arr3a gene encoding arrestin 3a, retinal (X-arrestin) isoform X1 — MAKVFKKTSGNGGLTLYLGKRDYVDNVNVVDKVDGVVKLDPKDFGDRKVFVQLACAFRYGSDDLDVMGLCFRKDIWLECFQLYPESHKPSMSTMHETLLKKAGDNAYAFTFDIPTNLPCSVSLQPGPDDKGKACGVDFEVKTYLAKEKSDPDEKIEKKDTARLIIRKIQYAPTQVGAGPKAEICKNFMMSDKPVQMEASLEKDLYFHGEAIPIKIKVKNESNKTVKKFKITVDQTTDIVLYCADKYTKTVLNKEFGETVESNGTFESTLSITPMLSDNKEKRGLALDGRLKDEDTNLASTTMLRQGVEREVLGILVSYKIKINLIVAGGGLLGGLTASDVTVELPLMLMHPKPDGNVWTF, encoded by the exons ATGGCCAA GGTGTTCAAAAAGACCAGTGGAAACGGAGGG CTGACCCTCTACCTGGGGAAGAGGGACTACGTGGACAATGTGAATGTTGTGGACAAAGTTG ACGGTGTTGTAAAGTTGGACCCAAAGGATTTTGGAGACAGAAAAG TGTTCGTGCAGCTGGCATGTGCCTTCCGTTATGGTAGCGATGACCTGGATGTGATGGGCCTATGCTTCAGGAAGGATATCTGGTTGGAATGCTTCCAGCTCTACCCCGAGAGCCACAAGCCCAGCATGAGCACCATGCACGAAACCCTGCTGAAGAAGGCCGGAGACAACGCATATGCCTTCACCTTTGAT ATTCCCACCAACCTGCCATGCTCAGTTTCCCTGCAGCCTGGACCTGATGACAAAGGAAAG GCGTGCGGGGTGGACTTTGAGGTCAAAACTTACCTTGCCAAGGAAAAAAGCGACCCTGATGAGAAGATTGAGAAGAA GGACACTGCTCGCCTTATCATTCGCAAAATCCAGTACGCCCCTACTCAGGTGGGCGCAGGACCCAAGGCTGAAATATGCAAAAACTTCATGATGTCCGATAAGCCCGTCCAAATGGAAGCTTCACTGGAAAAAGAT CTCTATTTCCATGGCGAGGCAATCCCAATCAAAATCAAagtaaaaaatgaaagcaacaaaACAGTCAAGAAGTTCAAAATCACTG ttgACCAAACTACGGACATCGTGCTGTACTGTGCAGATAAATACACCAAGACCGTTTTGAACAAAGAGTTTGG AGAGACAGTGGAGTCCAACGGCACCTTTGAGAGCACCCTGTCCATCACACCCATGCTGAGTGACAACAAAGAGAAAAGGGGGCTGGCGCTGGATGGACGGCTGAAGGATGAGGACACCAACCTCGCCTCCACCACCAT GCTGAGACAGGGAGTAGAAAGAGAGGTGTTGGGAATTCTTGTTTCTTACAAGATTAAAATTAATCTAATCGTGGCTGGAGGGGG GCTTCTGGGTGGTCTCACTGCAAG TGACGTCACAGTGGAACTGCCGCTGATGCTCATGCACCCCAAACCTGACGGTAATGTCTGgacattttaa
- the arr3a gene encoding arrestin 3a, retinal (X-arrestin) isoform X3, translating to MAKVFKKTSGNGGLTLYLGKRDYVDNVNVVDKVDGVVKLDPKDFGDRKVFVQLACAFRYGSDDLDVMGLCFRKDIWLECFQLYPESHKPSMSTMHETLLKKAGDNAYAFTFDIPTNLPCSVSLQPGPDDKGKACGVDFEVKTYLAKEKSDPDEKIEKKDTARLIIRKIQYAPTQVGAGPKAEICKNFMMSDKPVQMEASLEKDLYFHGEAIPIKIKVKNESNKTVKKFKITVDQTTDIVLYCADKYTKTVLNKEFGETVESNGTFESTLSITPMLSDNKEKRGLALDGRLKDEDTNLASTTMLRQGVEREVLGILVSYKIKINLIVAGGGLLGGLTASDVTVELPLMLMHPKPDE from the exons ATGGCCAA GGTGTTCAAAAAGACCAGTGGAAACGGAGGG CTGACCCTCTACCTGGGGAAGAGGGACTACGTGGACAATGTGAATGTTGTGGACAAAGTTG ACGGTGTTGTAAAGTTGGACCCAAAGGATTTTGGAGACAGAAAAG TGTTCGTGCAGCTGGCATGTGCCTTCCGTTATGGTAGCGATGACCTGGATGTGATGGGCCTATGCTTCAGGAAGGATATCTGGTTGGAATGCTTCCAGCTCTACCCCGAGAGCCACAAGCCCAGCATGAGCACCATGCACGAAACCCTGCTGAAGAAGGCCGGAGACAACGCATATGCCTTCACCTTTGAT ATTCCCACCAACCTGCCATGCTCAGTTTCCCTGCAGCCTGGACCTGATGACAAAGGAAAG GCGTGCGGGGTGGACTTTGAGGTCAAAACTTACCTTGCCAAGGAAAAAAGCGACCCTGATGAGAAGATTGAGAAGAA GGACACTGCTCGCCTTATCATTCGCAAAATCCAGTACGCCCCTACTCAGGTGGGCGCAGGACCCAAGGCTGAAATATGCAAAAACTTCATGATGTCCGATAAGCCCGTCCAAATGGAAGCTTCACTGGAAAAAGAT CTCTATTTCCATGGCGAGGCAATCCCAATCAAAATCAAagtaaaaaatgaaagcaacaaaACAGTCAAGAAGTTCAAAATCACTG ttgACCAAACTACGGACATCGTGCTGTACTGTGCAGATAAATACACCAAGACCGTTTTGAACAAAGAGTTTGG AGAGACAGTGGAGTCCAACGGCACCTTTGAGAGCACCCTGTCCATCACACCCATGCTGAGTGACAACAAAGAGAAAAGGGGGCTGGCGCTGGATGGACGGCTGAAGGATGAGGACACCAACCTCGCCTCCACCACCAT GCTGAGACAGGGAGTAGAAAGAGAGGTGTTGGGAATTCTTGTTTCTTACAAGATTAAAATTAATCTAATCGTGGCTGGAGGGGG GCTTCTGGGTGGTCTCACTGCAAG TGACGTCACAGTGGAACTGCCGCTGATGCTCATGCACCCCAAACCTGACG AGTAA
- the arr3a gene encoding arrestin 3a, retinal (X-arrestin) isoform X2, with translation MAKVFKKTSGNGGLTLYLGKRDYVDNVNVVDKVDGVVKLDPKDFGDRKVFVQLACAFRYGSDDLDVMGLCFRKDIWLECFQLYPESHKPSMSTMHETLLKKAGDNAYAFTFDIPTNLPCSVSLQPGPDDKGKACGVDFEVKTYLAKEKSDPDEKIEKKDTARLIIRKIQYAPTQVGAGPKAEICKNFMMSDKPVQMEASLEKDLYFHGEAIPIKIKVKNESNKTVKKFKITVDQTTDIVLYCADKYTKTVLNKEFGETVESNGTFESTLSITPMLSDNKEKRGLALDGRLKDEDTNLASTTMLRQGVEREVLGILVSYKIKINLIVAGGGLLGGLTASDVTVELPLMLMHPKPDAE, from the exons ATGGCCAA GGTGTTCAAAAAGACCAGTGGAAACGGAGGG CTGACCCTCTACCTGGGGAAGAGGGACTACGTGGACAATGTGAATGTTGTGGACAAAGTTG ACGGTGTTGTAAAGTTGGACCCAAAGGATTTTGGAGACAGAAAAG TGTTCGTGCAGCTGGCATGTGCCTTCCGTTATGGTAGCGATGACCTGGATGTGATGGGCCTATGCTTCAGGAAGGATATCTGGTTGGAATGCTTCCAGCTCTACCCCGAGAGCCACAAGCCCAGCATGAGCACCATGCACGAAACCCTGCTGAAGAAGGCCGGAGACAACGCATATGCCTTCACCTTTGAT ATTCCCACCAACCTGCCATGCTCAGTTTCCCTGCAGCCTGGACCTGATGACAAAGGAAAG GCGTGCGGGGTGGACTTTGAGGTCAAAACTTACCTTGCCAAGGAAAAAAGCGACCCTGATGAGAAGATTGAGAAGAA GGACACTGCTCGCCTTATCATTCGCAAAATCCAGTACGCCCCTACTCAGGTGGGCGCAGGACCCAAGGCTGAAATATGCAAAAACTTCATGATGTCCGATAAGCCCGTCCAAATGGAAGCTTCACTGGAAAAAGAT CTCTATTTCCATGGCGAGGCAATCCCAATCAAAATCAAagtaaaaaatgaaagcaacaaaACAGTCAAGAAGTTCAAAATCACTG ttgACCAAACTACGGACATCGTGCTGTACTGTGCAGATAAATACACCAAGACCGTTTTGAACAAAGAGTTTGG AGAGACAGTGGAGTCCAACGGCACCTTTGAGAGCACCCTGTCCATCACACCCATGCTGAGTGACAACAAAGAGAAAAGGGGGCTGGCGCTGGATGGACGGCTGAAGGATGAGGACACCAACCTCGCCTCCACCACCAT GCTGAGACAGGGAGTAGAAAGAGAGGTGTTGGGAATTCTTGTTTCTTACAAGATTAAAATTAATCTAATCGTGGCTGGAGGGGG GCTTCTGGGTGGTCTCACTGCAAG TGACGTCACAGTGGAACTGCCGCTGATGCTCATGCACCCCAAACCTGACG CAGAGTAA